In Paramormyrops kingsleyae isolate MSU_618 chromosome 13, PKINGS_0.4, whole genome shotgun sequence, a single window of DNA contains:
- the LOC111851956 gene encoding fibroblast growth factor 4B-like isoform X2: MTFQSALLPLLVFGVLSSLVRGAPLSGRQNGTLDRHWGSLYSRSLARIHGEKRDTNRDTDYLTGIKRLRRLYCNVGIGFHIQVLPDGRITGVHNENRYSILEISPVERGVVTLFGVRSRLFVAMNLKGKLYGSGHFNDECKFKEKLLANNYNAYESTAYPGMYIGLSKVGKTKKGNRISPATTVTHFLPRI; the protein is encoded by the exons ATGACTTTCCAATCGGCCTTATTACCGCTACTGGTATTTGGAGTGCTGTCCAGCTTGGTGCGAGGTGCCCCCCTTTCTGGCAGGCAGAACGGCACGTTAGACCGACACTGGGGGAGCCTCTACTCGCGCTCCTTGGCTCGGATCCACGGGGAAAAAAGAGACACCAACCGAGACACTGACTATCTTACTGGAATCAAAAGGTTGCGGCGTCTTTACTGTAATGTGGGTATTGGATTTCATATACAAGTCCTGCCGGACGGAAGAATCACTGGAGTACACAACGAAAATCGATACA GTATTCTGGAAATTTCTCCAGTGGAAAGAGGAGTGGTCACCCTATTTGGTGTCCGTAGCCGTCTATTCGTGGCCATGAACCTCAAAGGGAAGCTGTATGGATCT GGTCATTTCAACGACGAGTGCAAGTTCAAAGAAAAGCTCCTGGCAAATAATTATAACGCCTACGAGTCGACGGCGTATCCGGGGATGTACATAGGCCTGAGCAAAGTGGGCAAGACGAAGAAAGGGAACCGCATCTCACCGGCGACAACAGTCACACATTTTCTGCCAAGAATATGA
- the fgf3 gene encoding fibroblast growth factor 3 — protein MVIILAWVLLSFLDPSKQDLSPILGKTPKEPCATDQACDPRQRRDAGGRGGVYEHLGGAPRRRKLYCATKYHLQIHPNGKIDGSLEENNPYSILEITAVDVGVVAIKGLFSGRYLAMNKKGRLYASEVFNQECEFVERIHELGYNTYASRHYRTAPPSPPGARRRASAERLWYVSINGKGRPRRGCKTRRTEKASLFLPRVLGSKDHEMVHLFHTSRGYQENALRRAGRSERRRNRERKSSATSKKSDD, from the exons ATGGTTATAATTCTAGCCTGGGTGTTGCTGAGCTTCTTGGATCCCAGTAAGCAGGACTTGTCTCCGATTCTGGGTAAGACTCCGAAGGAGCCCTGTGCCACGGATCAGGCATGTGACCCTCGGCAGCGGAGAGATGCTGGGGGACGTGGTGGTGTTTATGAGCACCTTGGAGGAGCACCAAGACGCAGGAAGCTTTACTGTGCCACGAAGTACCATCTGCAAATACACCCAAATGGGAAAATTGACGGATCTCTCGAAGAGAACAACCCATACA GTATATTGGAAATCACAGCGGTTGACGTCGGAGTGGTGGCGATAAAGGGTCTGTTTTCTGGCAGATATCTGGCCATGAACAAAAAAGGACGCCTCTACGCCTCG GAGGTGTTTAACCAGGAGTGCGAGTTTGTGGAGCGGATCCATGAGCTTGGCTATAACACTTACGCCTCCCGGCACTACCGGACGGCGCCCCCGTCACCCCCGGGCGCCAGGAGGCGAGCCAGCGCTGAAAGATTGTGGTACGTGTCCATCAACGGGAAGGGCCGGCCCAGGAGGGGCTGCAAGACACGCCGGACAGAGAAGGCCTCGCTCTTTCTGCCCAGGGTACTGGGAAGCAAGGACCACGAGATGGTACACCTGTTCCATACCAGCCGGGGGTACCAGGAGAACGCCCTGAGGCGGGCGGGACGGTCCGAGCGAAGGCGGAACAGGGAGCGGAAGTCATCTGCCACGTCCAAAAAGTCAGACGACTGA
- the LOC111851956 gene encoding fibroblast growth factor 4B-like isoform X1 — MSIDHGSYLMSLTPECNAQMTFQSALLPLLVFGVLSSLVRGAPLSGRQNGTLDRHWGSLYSRSLARIHGEKRDTNRDTDYLTGIKRLRRLYCNVGIGFHIQVLPDGRITGVHNENRYSILEISPVERGVVTLFGVRSRLFVAMNLKGKLYGSGHFNDECKFKEKLLANNYNAYESTAYPGMYIGLSKVGKTKKGNRISPATTVTHFLPRI; from the exons ATGAGCATAGATCATGGCTCATATCTGATGTCATTGACTCCTGAGTGTAATGCTCA GATGACTTTCCAATCGGCCTTATTACCGCTACTGGTATTTGGAGTGCTGTCCAGCTTGGTGCGAGGTGCCCCCCTTTCTGGCAGGCAGAACGGCACGTTAGACCGACACTGGGGGAGCCTCTACTCGCGCTCCTTGGCTCGGATCCACGGGGAAAAAAGAGACACCAACCGAGACACTGACTATCTTACTGGAATCAAAAGGTTGCGGCGTCTTTACTGTAATGTGGGTATTGGATTTCATATACAAGTCCTGCCGGACGGAAGAATCACTGGAGTACACAACGAAAATCGATACA GTATTCTGGAAATTTCTCCAGTGGAAAGAGGAGTGGTCACCCTATTTGGTGTCCGTAGCCGTCTATTCGTGGCCATGAACCTCAAAGGGAAGCTGTATGGATCT GGTCATTTCAACGACGAGTGCAAGTTCAAAGAAAAGCTCCTGGCAAATAATTATAACGCCTACGAGTCGACGGCGTATCCGGGGATGTACATAGGCCTGAGCAAAGTGGGCAAGACGAAGAAAGGGAACCGCATCTCACCGGCGACAACAGTCACACATTTTCTGCCAAGAATATGA
- the fgf19 gene encoding fibroblast growth factor 19 — MTFGVYILANIVNVLFAAGAWCFPLRDSGPQYDNGWGQPIRLRHLYAARRGLHLQINPDGKVDGSVLQSANSLMEVVPVDTGFVVIKGVVTSHYLCMDQSGKLYGSSTYVKDSCSFEERVLPNGYNIYISDKHGMAVTLCSSSQRRQDQERLPSSLSHFLPMVSTLSLDPVNIQQAEPEESVNTEQGPLDSMDPFGKPSWVFMHSPSFQ; from the exons ATGACGTTCGGTGTCTATATCCTTGCTAACATAGTAAATGTTTTATTCGCTGCTGGAGCTTGGTGTTTCCCGCTACGCGACTCGGGACCTCAGTATGACAACGGCTGGGGGCAGCCTATCCGTCTCAGGCATTTGTACGCTGCGAGGCGTGGACTGCATTTGCAAATCAACCCCGATGGCAAAGTGGATGGGTCTGTTCTCCAAAGCGCTAATA GTTTAATGGAAGTTGTACCTGTTGATACAGGATTTGTTGTTATCAAAGGTGTAGTGACTTCCCACTACCTTTGCATGGATCAAAGTGGAAAGTTGTATGGATCG TCCACCTACGTCAAAGACAGCTGCTCCTTTGAGGAGCGAGTTCTTCCCAATGGATACAACATCTACATCTCAGACAAACATGGCATGGCAGTGACCCTGTGCAGCAGCTCGCAGAGGCGCCAGGACCAAGAACGGCTCCCGTCCTCACTGTCTCACTTCCTGCCAATGGTGAGCACTCTGTCACTGGACCCAGTGAACATTCAGCAGGCAGAACCTGAGGAATCTGTCAACACAGAGCAGGGTCCACTGGACAGCATGGACCCTTTCGGAAAACCGTCCTGGGTCTTCATGCATAGTCCCAGCTTTCAGTGA